The stretch of DNA TAAATAAAAACACTTCCGATTTTACTTGCGCCCATTCCTTCAAATTTACGTAATGAAGTTAAGGACATTACTAATCCAATGGTGGTTGCTAAGACAATCATCCAGAAAAATTTTGACCCAAAACTGTTTACATAAGAAGTAGGATCAGAGATAGCTGCAACATTTGCTTTTAAAAAGGAAGAAATGACTCCTGCAAAATAATGAGAAAAAGCAACGGCTAGGAAAGCAATTCCTCCCATAATCATTAGATCTTTTAAAGTAGCAACTTGTGTAATACTAGCACTGTAGCTTTCCACTTTTTCTTGTAATTCATCAATTGCAGATGAATCAGCTTTTAACCATCGATCAATTTTATCTTTTTTACCAATACCAAATAGTAAGAAAGCCATCCAAATATTGGCTACGACAATATCAACCAAAACCATGGCACCGTATTTTTCTTGATTATAACCATAAATTTCTAACATAGCCGCTTGGTTTGCACCCCCTCCAATCCAACTACCAGCTAGTGTTGAAAGGCCTCTCCATACAGCATCAGGTCCAGCACCTCCAACAGCATCAGGCCAAAAAATAGAAACAATTAAAATGGCTAAAGGTCCTCCTATAATAATTCCTAAGGTTCCGGTTAAAAACATAGCAATAGGGCGCCATCCTAAGTTTATCAACCCTTTGATATCAATACTTAAGGTTAATAAAATTAACGAGGCAGGTAATAAATAATTTTTCGCCATGGTATATAATTTTGAAACATCACTTGAAATAATGTTTAAAGAGTTTAAAATGGCGGGTAATAAATAGCACATTAGTAGTGCAGGAACAATGGTATAAAACTTTTTCCAGCCTGCAATATTTAAGGTCGATGTATAAAATACAAAACCAAGACAAGCCATTAATAATCCAAATACAATGATATCGTTTGAAAAAAGAGGTGCTTTTTTTATAGCAGTTTGTGGTTTCTTAAAATGATAAGGTTGTTCACTTTTAATTTTTCCAGTTAAATTGAAGAGATTATTCTTTGGAGCTTCTTTTTTAGGCGTTACATCCAAAGAGAAAAAGGTAGGGGTGTTTTCTAAAGAAATGGATTCACCTTCATAATGTATATTAATGGTATTATTTTTAAAAATATATTGTAAAGTATTAGGATCTATTTTTTTATTAAAGTTGATTCCTGATATTGAAATTAAATCAGAATTGTACTCTAATTGTAAATCTAGTTTAGAAAAATTTAGGGTAGAATCTATTTTAATTTTTTGTGTATAACTTTTCCCTTCAACGATAGGTTTTTCAGGGGTTGCAAAATAAATAGATTGTTGAGCAAATAATGTAATAAAGCTAGTAAATAAAACGATTGAAAAAAGTTTCCTCATGTTTTTTGTAAATGATTTTCGCTAATATACCTTTTTTGAATGAGAGTTGAAAGACAGACGCTATTTTTTACCTAGAATAGTGGATTGGTAAAAATAACTGTATATTTGACTTTGATAAAAATGGCAGGACAGATGATTTGTCATTTGATAAAACAAAAGTATGTCATTTGAATCATTAGGATTATCCAATGCTTTATTAAAAGCAATTAGCCAGAAAGGCTATACAAAACCCTCTGTTGTACAAGAAAAAGCAATTCCGTTAGTATTAGATAGGAAAGATGTTTTAGCTTCAGCACAAACTGGAACTGGAAAAACAGCAGGATTTACATTACCATTGTTGCAGATTTTGTCAGAACAACCATTACAAAAAAGAAGACCCATACGAGCTTTAATTTTAACCCCAACACGAGAATTAGCTGCTCAAGTTTATGATAATGTAAAAGAGTATAGTACTTTTTTAGATATTCGTTCTACGGTGATTTTTGGAGGAGTTAATGCAAATCCACAAATCAAAACATTACGTAATGGAGTTGATATTCTAATAGCTACTCCTGGACGCTTATTGGATTTGGAAAGCCAGCAAGTATTATCTTTATCAAAGATTGAGGTTTTGGTTTTAGATGAGGCCGATCGTATGTTGGATATGGGGTTTCGACGTGATATTGATAAAGTATTACGTTTAGTACCTAAAAAACGTCAAAACTTATTGTTTTCAGCTACTTTTTCTAAAGAAATTAAAAAATTAGCTAATGAAATCTTACATAAACCTGTTTTGGTAGAAGCAACACCTGAAAATACAACCGCAAAACGGGTTAATCAAAAAATTTACCGTACTAATAAGGGTAGTAAAACGAAGTTGATTATAAAATTAATTTCTGAAGGGAATTGGAGTCAAGTTTTAGTTTTTACACGAACGAAACATGGGGCTAATCGATTAAGTCAGAAAATGGAAAAAGCTGGAATTACAGCTGCTGCCATTCATGGGAATAAAAGTCAAAATGCTAGAACTAAAGCATTAAAAAGTTTTAAAACAGGAGAGATTCGGGTTTTAGTTGCTACAGATATTGCTGCACGAGGTCTAGATATCCCACTGTTACCTCATGTTGTCAATTTTGAATTACCTAATGTTCCAGAAGATTATGTACATCGTATAGGACGTACAGGTAGAGCAGGAGCTAGTGGGGAGGCTATTTCATTAGTTTCCTATGATGAAAAAGAATATATTTTAGGAATTGAAAAATTATTGAATCAGAGGCTACCTATTGAAGTTATAGAAGGATTTGAACCTAGTTTAGAACCTGAGAAAGGAGAGAAGAAAACGAATGGAAAATCAAAATTTAATAAAAATAAGAGAAAAGTTCATTCTAGTAAAAAAAGAAGTCGTGATTTAAAGTCCAATAAACATCGTAACGACGGTAAAAAAAAGACTTCAGGTGCTCCTCATCAAAATCAAACAAAGAAAATTTAATAGGTTTATTTTTATAGATAAAAAAATCTTTGTTAGTATTAATAATAACCAACAAAGATTTTATATTTTTTCTTAACTCTTAACTCTTAACTCTTTTTGCTTCATTTCGATCAATTTTATGATCAGGGCGTGTCCATTTTGGTTTTTCACCTAGTGATTCAAATTGAGAGTCTTTTGCCTCAACCGATTCACGTTGTTCATGTTTGAAGAAAGGTTTCTGTGTATTTAGACCTAATAATTCAAACATTTGCATATCTTCATCAATATCAGGGTTTGGAGTGGTTAATAATTTATCTCCGGCAAAAATAGAGTTGGCACCAGCAAAGAAGCACATCGCTTGTCCTTCACGACTCATTTGAGTTCTTCCCGCTGATAGACGAACTTGTGATTCAGGTAGTACAATACGAGCAGTAGCCACCATACGAACCATTTCAAAAATATCAACAGGTTTGAATTCTTCCATAGGAGTTCCTTCTACTGGAACTAAGGCATTAATGGGAACAGATTCTGGATGAGGACTAAATCGAGTTAAAGTTTCTAGCATTCCTGCACGATCTTCTATAGATTCTCCCATACCAATAATTCCACCAGAACAAACTGTTACATTTGTTTTACGAACGTTTTCAATGGTTTGAATACGATCTTCATACCCACGTGTTGAAATAACGTCTTTGTAATATTCTTCAGAAGTATCTACATTATGATTATATGCATATAAACCTGCTTCAGATAAACGTTTTGCTTGATTTTCTGTAAGCATTCCCAATGTACAACAAACTTCCATATCCAATTTATTGATGGTACGAACCATTTCTAAAACTTGTTCGAAATCAGGTCCGTCTTTAACGTTTCTCCATGCAGCTCCCATACAAACTCGAGAAGAACCTCCTGACTTGGCTCGCAAAGCTTGTGCTTTAACTTGATTAACAGTCATCAATTCTTCACTCTCAACATCAGTATGGTATCGAGCTGCTTGTGGACAATAACCACAATCTTCTGAGCAACCACCTGTTTTAATTGAAATTAGTGTACTAACTTGTACAGTATTGGGATCATGAAAAGCTCGGTGAACTTGAGCTGCTTCGTAAAGCAATTCCATGAAAGGTTTATTATATATAGCGATAATTTCTTCTTTTGTCCAGTCATTTCTAGCTTTGGTATACTGACTCATAAATACATTTTTTGATTTACTTAAACAAAAATAGGAATTATTTGCTTGATATTTTCTAATTTTAAGTATTCATTTAAAAATTGAAGAAATGAAACAGGTGTTTTTAGTAATTGGAGGTTTATATGGGATGTTATCCGTCATTTTTGGAGCATTAGGTAGTCATGCTTTAAAAAAAGTATTACCGATAGAGAAATTAGATAGTTTTGAAATTGGTGTACGATATCAGATGTATCATGCGATTGTATTATTGTTTATTGGAATGTTTTTTAATGTTACTACTCTTTTAGAAAAACTGATGGGTTGGTTTTTTGTATTAGGTGTATTTTGTTTTTCATTTAGTATTTATGCTCTAACTTTTGCAGAAAAGTTTGGCTATTCAAAATCTTTTTTGGGACCTATTACACCTATCGGAGGTTTTTTTATGATTATGGGGTGGTTTTTGTTAATTGTGAATGTTATGAGAAAATAAAAACTCGTGAAATACTATTTCACGAGTTTTTATTTTCTTAAGAATTATTTAAAATACTATTTTAAAATTTCATATTTAATTTTGATTACACCTGTGTGAATTGAAGCAATTTTTTTAAAAGCTCCTTTACTCAAATCAAATTGTCTACCAGCAATATAAGGTCCTCGATCATTTATTCTTACAACGATACTTTTTCCGTTAGCAAGATTGGTGATTTTAACTTTTGTACCAAATTTTAATGTTTTATGAGCAGCTGAAACACCATTCATATCATATCGTTCTCCGTTTGCTGTTAATTTTCCGTGAAATCCAGGACCATACCATGAGGCTTTTCCTGTTTTTTCATTGGTTGTTTTTTCAACCTTGGCATCTTTATTACTACTATCTTTAGATTTCCCCGTTTCATTTGTAGCGAAAGCAACTAAAGAAAAGCTTAATGCTAATAATGTAAAAATGTTTCTCATATAA from Flavobacteriaceae bacterium UJ101 encodes:
- the bioB gene encoding biotin synthase (Catalyzes the conversion of dethiobiotin (DTB) to biotin by the insertion of a sulfur atom into dethiobiotin via a radical- based mechanism; Belongs to the radical SAM superfamily. Biotin synthase family.; KEGG: tre:TRIREDRAFT_4767 biotin synthase) → MSQYTKARNDWTKEEIIAIYNKPFMELLYEAAQVHRAFHDPNTVQVSTLISIKTGGCSEDCGYCPQAARYHTDVESEELMTVNQVKAQALRAKSGGSSRVCMGAAWRNVKDGPDFEQVLEMVRTINKLDMEVCCTLGMLTENQAKRLSEAGLYAYNHNVDTSEEYYKDVISTRGYEDRIQTIENVRKTNVTVCSGGIIGMGESIEDRAGMLETLTRFSPHPESVPINALVPVEGTPMEEFKPVDIFEMVRMVATARIVLPESQVRLSAGRTQMSREGQAMCFFAGANSIFAGDKLLTTPNPDIDEDMQMFELLGLNTQKPFFKHEQRESVEAKDSQFESLGEKPKWTRPDHKIDRNEAKRVKS
- a CDS encoding rlpA-like lipoprotein (Belongs to the RlpA family; Contains 1 SPOR domain.), with the translated sequence MRNIFTLLALSFSLVAFATNETGKSKDSSNKDAKVEKTTNEKTGKASWYGPGFHGKLTANGERYDMNGVSAAHKTLKFGTKVKITNLANGKSIVVRINDRGPYIAGRQFDLSKGAFKKIASIHTGVIKIKYEILK
- the rhlE gene encoding RNA helicase (ATP-binding RNA helicase involved in 40S ribosomal subunit biogenesis and is required for the normal formation of 18S rRNAs through pre-rRNA processing at A0, A1 and A2 sites. Required for vegetative growth (By similarity); Belongs to the DEAD box helicase family. DDX49/DBP8 subfamily; Contains 1 helicase ATP-binding domain; Contains 1 helicase C-terminal domain.; KEGG: eco:b0797 ATP-dependent RNA helicase RhlE); protein product: MSFESLGLSNALLKAISQKGYTKPSVVQEKAIPLVLDRKDVLASAQTGTGKTAGFTLPLLQILSEQPLQKRRPIRALILTPTRELAAQVYDNVKEYSTFLDIRSTVIFGGVNANPQIKTLRNGVDILIATPGRLLDLESQQVLSLSKIEVLVLDEADRMLDMGFRRDIDKVLRLVPKKRQNLLFSATFSKEIKKLANEILHKPVLVEATPENTTAKRVNQKIYRTNKGSKTKLIIKLISEGNWSQVLVFTRTKHGANRLSQKMEKAGITAAAIHGNKSQNARTKALKSFKTGEIRVLVATDIAARGLDIPLLPHVVNFELPNVPEDYVHRIGRTGRAGASGEAISLVSYDEKEYILGIEKLLNQRLPIEVIEGFEPSLEPEKGEKKTNGKSKFNKNKRKVHSSKKRSRDLKSNKHRNDGKKKTSGAPHQNQTKKI